One window from the genome of Ovis canadensis isolate MfBH-ARS-UI-01 breed Bighorn chromosome 21, ARS-UI_OviCan_v2, whole genome shotgun sequence encodes:
- the FOXRED1 gene encoding FAD-dependent oxidoreductase domain-containing protein 1 isoform X1 has protein sequence MLRRALRLRLGQCLSGRGLGTYRGGSTLDCDGKVSKIKKKIQSIFPGRAWSPLYDTSHLPPERSDVVIVGGGVLGLSVAYWLKRLEKQQGAIQVLVVERDHTYARASTVLSVGGIRQQFSLPENVQLSLFSAEFLRNINEYLAVVDDPPLDLQFNPSGYLLLASEEGAAIMERNVKIQRQEGAKVCLMSPEQLQKKFPWINTEGVALASYGLENEGWFDPWCLLQGLRRKLQSMGVLFCQGEVTRFISSSSHMETASGEQVTLKRIHEVHVKMDHSQEFQPVECALVVNAAGAWSGQIAELAGVGTGPPGTMQGTKLPVEPRKRYVYLWHCPQGPGLEAPLVADPSGAYFRREGLGNNYLGSCSPTEEEEPDPGNLEVDYDFFQEKVWPRLAQRVPAFETLKVRSAWAGYYDYNTFDQNGVVGPHPLVINMYFATGFSGHGLQQAPAVGRAVAEMMLEGHFQTINLSPFLFGRFYFGEKAQEHCIL, from the exons ATGCTTCGGAGGGCGCTGCGGCTCCGCCTGGGCCAGTGCCTCTCCGGACGGGGGCTAGGCACATACAGAGGAGGCTCTACTCTGG ACTGCGATGGAAAGGTGTCCAAGATCAAGAAGAAGATCCAGTCCATCTTCCCTGGCAGGGCTTGGAGCCCACTGTATGACACCAGCCACCTGCCCCCCGAACGCTCAGATGTGGTgattgttgggggtggggtgcttGGACTGTCTGTGGCCTACTGGCTGAAGAGGTTGGAGAAGCAGCAAGGTGCCATTCAGGTGCTGGTCGTGGAGCGGGACCACACG TATGCCCGGGCCTCCACCGTGCTCTCCGTGGGCGGGATTCGCCAGCAGTTCTCATTGCCTGAGAACGTCCAGCTCTCCCTCTTTTCGGCCGAATTTCTACGGAACATCAAT GAGTACCTGGCTGTGGTCGATGACCCTCCCCTAGACCTCCAGTTCAACCCCTCCGGTTACCTCCTTCTGGCTTCTGAGGAAGGGGCTGCGATCATGGAACGCAACGTGAAAATCCAGAG GCAGGAAGGAGCCAAAGTCTGTCTGATGTCTCCAGAGCAGCTTCAGAAAAAGTTTCCCTGGATCAACACAGAGGGAGTGGCTTTGGCATCATACG GGCTGGAGAACGAGGgttggtttgacccctggtgtCTGCTCCAGGGGCTTCGGCgaaagttacagtccatgggggtccttTTCTGCCAAGGAGAGGTGACGC GTTTCATCTCTTCATCCAGCCACATGGAGACTGCCAGCGGGGAGCAGGTGACTTTGAAAAGGATTCATGAGGTCCAT gtgAAGATGGACCACAGCCAGGAGTTCCAGCCCGTGGAGTGTGCCCTAGTGGTCAATGCGGCGGGGGCCTGGTCTGGGCAAATCGCAGAGCTGGCTGGCGTTGGGACTGGGCCGCCGGGCACCATGCAGGGCACCAAGCTGCCTGTGGAGCCGAGGAAAAG GTATGTGTACCTGTGGCACTGCCCCCAGGGACCAGGCCTGGAGGCCCCTCTCGTCGCAGACCCCAGTGGAGCCTATTTCCGCCGGGAAGGCTTAGGCAACAACTACCTGGGCAGCTGTAGCCCCACAGAG GAGGAGGAACCAGACCCAGGGAACCTGGAAGTGGACTACGACTTCTTCCAGGAGAAGGTGTGGCCCCGTTTGGCCCAGAGGGTACCAGCCTTTGAGACTCTAAAG GTCCGGAGTGCCTGGGCTGGCTATTATGACTACAACACCTTTGACCAGAACGGCGTGGTGGGCCCCCACCCCCTTGTCATCAACATGTACTTTGCAACGGGCTTCAGTGGCCACGGGCTCCAACAGGCCCCTGCCGTGGGGCGGGCTGTGGCCGAGATGATGCTGGAGGGCCACTTTCAGACCATCAACCTGAGCCCCTTCCTCTTTGGCCGCTTTTACTTTGGAGAGAAGGCCCAGGAGCACTGTATCCTCTGA
- the FOXRED1 gene encoding FAD-dependent oxidoreductase domain-containing protein 1 isoform X2 has product MSPEQLQKKFPWINTEGVALASYGLENEGWFDPWCLLQGLRRKLQSMGVLFCQGEVTRFISSSSHMETASGEQVTLKRIHEVHVKMDHSQEFQPVECALVVNAAGAWSGQIAELAGVGTGPPGTMQGTKLPVEPRKRYVYLWHCPQGPGLEAPLVADPSGAYFRREGLGNNYLGSCSPTEEEEPDPGNLEVDYDFFQEKVWPRLAQRVPAFETLKVRSAWAGYYDYNTFDQNGVVGPHPLVINMYFATGFSGHGLQQAPAVGRAVAEMMLEGHFQTINLSPFLFGRFYFGEKAQEHCIL; this is encoded by the exons ATGTCTCCAGAGCAGCTTCAGAAAAAGTTTCCCTGGATCAACACAGAGGGAGTGGCTTTGGCATCATACG GGCTGGAGAACGAGGgttggtttgacccctggtgtCTGCTCCAGGGGCTTCGGCgaaagttacagtccatgggggtccttTTCTGCCAAGGAGAGGTGACGC GTTTCATCTCTTCATCCAGCCACATGGAGACTGCCAGCGGGGAGCAGGTGACTTTGAAAAGGATTCATGAGGTCCAT gtgAAGATGGACCACAGCCAGGAGTTCCAGCCCGTGGAGTGTGCCCTAGTGGTCAATGCGGCGGGGGCCTGGTCTGGGCAAATCGCAGAGCTGGCTGGCGTTGGGACTGGGCCGCCGGGCACCATGCAGGGCACCAAGCTGCCTGTGGAGCCGAGGAAAAG GTATGTGTACCTGTGGCACTGCCCCCAGGGACCAGGCCTGGAGGCCCCTCTCGTCGCAGACCCCAGTGGAGCCTATTTCCGCCGGGAAGGCTTAGGCAACAACTACCTGGGCAGCTGTAGCCCCACAGAG GAGGAGGAACCAGACCCAGGGAACCTGGAAGTGGACTACGACTTCTTCCAGGAGAAGGTGTGGCCCCGTTTGGCCCAGAGGGTACCAGCCTTTGAGACTCTAAAG GTCCGGAGTGCCTGGGCTGGCTATTATGACTACAACACCTTTGACCAGAACGGCGTGGTGGGCCCCCACCCCCTTGTCATCAACATGTACTTTGCAACGGGCTTCAGTGGCCACGGGCTCCAACAGGCCCCTGCCGTGGGGCGGGCTGTGGCCGAGATGATGCTGGAGGGCCACTTTCAGACCATCAACCTGAGCCCCTTCCTCTTTGGCCGCTTTTACTTTGGAGAGAAGGCCCAGGAGCACTGTATCCTCTGA